A single window of Nicotiana tomentosiformis chromosome 1, ASM39032v3, whole genome shotgun sequence DNA harbors:
- the LOC104110434 gene encoding ankyrin repeat domain-containing protein 2B-like codes for MSEGEKVLPTASADEKSGASENKKSSESSSTEAPSGEARTTSTAAAGAGLQNPFDFSAMSGLLNDPSIKELAEQIAKDPAFNQMAEQLQKTFQGAAVEESVPNFDSQQYYSTMQQVMQNPQFMTMAERLGNALMQDPSMSGMLESLSNPAQKEQIEERMARIKEDPSLKPILEEIESGGPAAMMRYWNDQETLKKIGEAMGFAAGGEGATSSAIPGTDETEEANEDESVVHQCASVGDAEGLKAALTAGADKDEEDSEGRTALHFACGYGEVKCAQILLEAGAKVDALDKNKNTALHYAAGYGRKECVALLLENGAAVTLQNLDGKTPIDVAKLNNQQEVLKLLEKDVFL; via the exons ATGTCTGAG GGAGAGAAAGTTTTGCCTACTGCATCAGCAG aTGAGAAGTCTGGGGCATCTGAGAATAAAAAATCTTCTGAGTCTTCCTCCACAGAAGCACCATCAGGAGAGGCGAGAACAACCTCTACGGCTGCGGCTGGAGCTGGGCTTCAAAATCCTTTTGATTTCTCAGCCATGTCTGGACTACTTAAT GACCCAAGTATCAAAGAACTAGCGGAGCAGATAGCGAAAGATCCTGCATTTAATCAGATGGCGGAGCAGCTTCAGAAGACCTTTCAAGGTGCTGCAGTCGAAGAGAGCGTCCCCAACTTTGATAGCCAACAATACTATTCCACAATGCAACAGGTTATGCAAAATCCTCAATTTATGACAATGGCTGAGCGGCTTGGTAATGCGTTGATGCAG GATCCATCCATGTCTGGCATGCTTGAGAGTTTGTCAAACCCTGCTCAGAAGGAGCAAATTGAAGAACGAATGGCACGCATCAAAGAAGACCCATCGCTGAAACCGATTTTGGAAGAGATAGAGAGCGGGGGACCAGCTGCAATGATGAG GTATTGGAATGATCAAGAAACACTGAAGAAAATTGGTGAAGCAATGGGTTTTGCTGCTGGGGGAGAGGGTGCTACCTCTTCCGCAATACCTGGGACAGATGAAACCGAAGAGGCTAATGAAGATGAATCTGTTGTTCACCAGTGTGCTAGTGTTGGTGATGCAGAG ggcttgaaggCTGCACTAACTGCTGGTGCTGATAAAGACGAAGAAGACTCAGAAGGAAGGACGGCATTGCATTTTGCTTGTGGATATGGCGAG GTGAAGTGTGCTCAGATTCTTCTGGAAGCTGGGGCAAAGGTTGATGCCTTGGACAAGAATAAGAATACTGCTCTTCACTATGCTGCTGGATATGGTAGGAAGGAGTGTGTCGCGCTGCTGCTAGAGAATGGAGCCGCTGT AACTCTCCAAAACTTGGATGGTAAGACACCGATCGATGTGGCCAAACTCAACAACCAGCAGGAGGTCCTGAAGCTGCTCGAGAAAGATGTGTTTCTGTGA
- the LOC104110433 gene encoding uncharacterized protein At1g10890 isoform X1, protein MGRGRDKDISRSRSRSPAHRRRYSRSPSPVARRHSRRSRRDRSRSPYSYSRRRSRSLSPRRRKSRSPATRRHKSRSPRNYRRQRSRSISLSPIGKSPASSIGSKEQKDVSEKIRIEEEEKKRRQEEAELKLIEEETAKRVEEAIKRKVDDSLNTEEIKLEIRRRLEEGRKKLVIEVSAQLEIEKKAALIEAKQKEEQARKEKEELERMLEEKRRKVEEAQRREALEQQMREEQRYRELEELQRQKEEAMRRKKQEEEEERAKQMTLLGKNKSRPKLSFALGLK, encoded by the exons ATGGGTAGGGGTAGAGATAAGGATATTTCAAGGTCTAGATCGAGGTCGCCAGCACATAGGAGGAGATATTCACGGTCACCCTCGCCTGTGGCACGCAGACATAGCCGCAGAAGCCGGAGAGATAGAAGCAGATCACCTTATTCCTATAGCAG GAGACGAAGCCGTTCACTGTCCCCAAGGCGCCGCAAAAGTCGTTCTCCAGCCACCAGACGACATAAAAGTCGCTCTCCAAGGAACTATAGGAGACAAAGAAGTAGGAGTATATCATTGTCTCCTATTGGTAAATCACCTGCTTCAAGTATTGGATCGAAAGAGCAAAAGGATGTCAGTGAAAAAATTAGAATTGAGGAAGAGGAGAAGAAAAG GCGTCAAGAGGAAGCAGAATTGAAATTAATAGAAGAAGAAACTGCAAAAAGAGTTGAAGAAGCAATTAAGAGAAAAGTTGATGATAGCTTGAACACGGAGGAGATCAAGCTTGAAATCCGTAGGCGATTAGAAGAAGGTAGAAAGAAACTTGTCATTGAAGTTTCTGCTCAACTTGAAATAGAGAAGAAAGCTGCTCTTATTGAGGCAAAACAAAAGGAG GAACAAGCTCGAAAAGAGAAAGAAGAGTTGGAAAGAATGCTTGAAGAGAAGAGGCGAAAGGTGGAAGAAGCTCAGAGAAGAGAAGCTTTGGAGCAGCAAATGAGGGAAGAGCAGCGTTATAGGGAGCTGGAAGAGCTTCAAAGACAGAAAGAAGAGGCTATGCGAAGGAAGAAacaggaggaggaggaagagcgTGCAAAGCAAATGACATTGTTGGGCAAGAACAAATCCAGGCCTAAGTTGTCATTTGCATTGGGTTTGAAATGA
- the LOC104110433 gene encoding uncharacterized protein At1g10890 isoform X2, with the protein MIKDGARVYSLQFMRRRSRSLSPRRRKSRSPATRRHKSRSPRNYRRQRSRSISLSPIGKSPASSIGSKEQKDVSEKIRIEEEEKKRRQEEAELKLIEEETAKRVEEAIKRKVDDSLNTEEIKLEIRRRLEEGRKKLVIEVSAQLEIEKKAALIEAKQKEEQARKEKEELERMLEEKRRKVEEAQRREALEQQMREEQRYRELEELQRQKEEAMRRKKQEEEEERAKQMTLLGKNKSRPKLSFALGLK; encoded by the exons ATGATAAAAGACGGAGCTCGAGTTTATTCTTTGCAATTCATGAG GAGACGAAGCCGTTCACTGTCCCCAAGGCGCCGCAAAAGTCGTTCTCCAGCCACCAGACGACATAAAAGTCGCTCTCCAAGGAACTATAGGAGACAAAGAAGTAGGAGTATATCATTGTCTCCTATTGGTAAATCACCTGCTTCAAGTATTGGATCGAAAGAGCAAAAGGATGTCAGTGAAAAAATTAGAATTGAGGAAGAGGAGAAGAAAAG GCGTCAAGAGGAAGCAGAATTGAAATTAATAGAAGAAGAAACTGCAAAAAGAGTTGAAGAAGCAATTAAGAGAAAAGTTGATGATAGCTTGAACACGGAGGAGATCAAGCTTGAAATCCGTAGGCGATTAGAAGAAGGTAGAAAGAAACTTGTCATTGAAGTTTCTGCTCAACTTGAAATAGAGAAGAAAGCTGCTCTTATTGAGGCAAAACAAAAGGAG GAACAAGCTCGAAAAGAGAAAGAAGAGTTGGAAAGAATGCTTGAAGAGAAGAGGCGAAAGGTGGAAGAAGCTCAGAGAAGAGAAGCTTTGGAGCAGCAAATGAGGGAAGAGCAGCGTTATAGGGAGCTGGAAGAGCTTCAAAGACAGAAAGAAGAGGCTATGCGAAGGAAGAAacaggaggaggaggaagagcgTGCAAAGCAAATGACATTGTTGGGCAAGAACAAATCCAGGCCTAAGTTGTCATTTGCATTGGGTTTGAAATGA